Below is a genomic region from Chloroflexota bacterium.
GCGCAAAAACGTGATGCAGGCCACCGAAATGCTGGTCGATATTGCTTTCCCGGCGATGGCTGACAGGCAGCGCGGGACATTTCTCAAATTGGGATTGCGCCGCTCGCAGGCCATCTCGGTCGTGGATGTGGCTATGCTGCTCACCTTTGATGGGGATGCCGTTTCCGATGCGGCGATCACCCTCGGGGCGGTTGCCCCAACCATTATCCACGCCCAAAGCGCGGAGGCCTATCTGAAAGGCAAACCACTTTCCGGGGAAACGATTGAAGAAGCCGCTCGTTTGACGATGAATGATTCCCGCCCGATTGATGATATTCGCGGTTCAGCGGCATATCGCCGCGAGATGGTGCGTGTGCTGGCGGCCCGCGGATTGGGTGCCATTGCTCGGGGCGAGGAACAACTCGAATTCCCGCCCGACCCGGTTTTGCTCTGGGGGCAGTCCACCCCCGGAGATGCCGCCAAAAACGCCGCGGGCAGCACCTTCCCCGAGGATGGGATCATCCACACAACCATTAACGGGCAGGCTTACACATTTGCATTCGGCCACGACAAAACCCTGCTGCACCTGCTGCGCGACGATGCCGGACTGATCGGCACCAAAGAAGGCTGCGCCGAAGGTGAGTGCGGCGCGTGTACAGTCTTTTTAGACGGTATAGCGGTGATGAGTTGTCTGGTTCCGGCGGCGCGGGCGCATGGCGCGCAAGTGACTACCGTGGAGGGCCTGGCACAGCCTGAGCGTTTGCACCCCGTACAAGATGCGTTTATCCATGAAGGCGCGGTGCAATGCGGTTATTGTACGCCGGGCTTTGTGATGTCGGCAGCCAAATTGCTGGAAGAATACCCGCAACCCTCGCGCGAACAAATTCAGCATGCTATTACCGGAAATTTGTGCCGCTGCACCGGATATTACAAAATTGTCACTGCAATTGAAACAGCCAGTCAAATGGAGGTCTGAGTATGGGACGCTATGATCGTTTCACAAGCGCTCAATCCAAACCACGCCCCTGGAGAGTTCACCCCGTCTGGCG
It encodes:
- a CDS encoding 2Fe-2S iron-sulfur cluster binding domain-containing protein: MWQKYVNATNVEEVLKVLAEYGEKARIVAGATDLILEIERGIRKGIEVVIDITRIPNLDQIVLDEDDWIHLGPMVTHNHCVSSKLVRERGYPLARAAWEVGAPQIRNRGTVAGNLITASPANDTITPLMALGAQVTLRSISGERVVPLSEFYLGVRKNVMQATEMLVDIAFPAMADRQRGTFLKLGLRRSQAISVVDVAMLLTFDGDAVSDAAITLGAVAPTIIHAQSAEAYLKGKPLSGETIEEAARLTMNDSRPIDDIRGSAAYRREMVRVLAARGLGAIARGEEQLEFPPDPVLLWGQSTPGDAAKNAAGSTFPEDGIIHTTINGQAYTFAFGHDKTLLHLLRDDAGLIGTKEGCAEGECGACTVFLDGIAVMSCLVPAARAHGAQVTTVEGLAQPERLHPVQDAFIHEGAVQCGYCTPGFVMSAAKLLEEYPQPSREQIQHAITGNLCRCTGYYKIVTAIETASQMEV